The following DNA comes from Alkalibaculum bacchi.
TAGACACAACTATAGGAAGCTCTTCACACGTTACAGTACTTTCAGACGATAATAACAAGCGAATCTCTGATTATGATTCTATTATAAATACAATAAAAGAGACAGATAAGAATATCACTGAAATCTCCCCTGCGGCGGATGCTTCTGGATTTATTAAAGTAGATGATAGCACATACCCTATTCTTATGCGGGGATTTGAAATTAATCAAGCAGATGGAATTTATAAATTAAAATACGAACTTTTCGAAGGAGCTCTTCCAGCGAACAAAGAAATTATCCTTGGAAAAGATTTTACAACGGAAATTGGTCTTAATGTAGGAGATAAAGTAGAAATTCTAACCCCATTTGGTAAAACAGAAGAAGTATCACTTTCAGGTATATATGATTTAAAGGTATCAAATTTAAATAAGACTTGGGCAATCTCAAATATGCAATTAGTACAAGATATTTTTGAGTATGGTGATGAAGTGACGGGAATTGAAACACAGTTAGAGGAAGTATTCGAAGCAGATATCGTTGCCGATAAACTAACTTCTACACTCCCCTCTACGCTTAAATTCTGTACTTTGTTCACTATTAAATATATTGATAATATTAGTGGTATTAAAAAATATACCTAGAATAAATCATA
Coding sequences within:
- a CDS encoding ABC transporter permease, whose protein sequence is MRLAFNIAWRFLSSSKGQTALIALGIAIGISVQVFIGSLIAGLQNSLVDTTIGSSSHVTVLSDDNNKRISDYDSIINTIKETDKNITEISPAADASGFIKVDDSTYPILMRGFEINQADGIYKLKYELFEGALPANKEIILGKDFTTEIGLNVGDKVEILTPFGKTEEVSLSGIYDLKVSNLNKTWAISNMQLVQDIFEYGDEVTGIETQLEEVFEADIVADKLTSTLPSTLKFCTLFTIKYIDNISGIKKYT